In Salvelinus namaycush isolate Seneca chromosome 37, SaNama_1.0, whole genome shotgun sequence, the following are encoded in one genomic region:
- the pnisr gene encoding arginine/serine-rich protein PNISR isoform X2 — protein sequence MWDQGGQPWPQWPMNQQQWMQSFQHQQDPSQVDWAALAQAWIAQKESTGPTVDQQNIHPNGQDIPGMDPVMPNNHGSFQGDANFGRMWQPEWGMHGQPPPPPPIDQVWIPPGTGPMGTGPMDVVAPSEDSTSQDSLEFSEGHHRVYPQNSHGFGGQPDNYAMNPMAINQFDYQHGAVATGFHPPYWQQGPPQNRRDRPPGFRDRQRSPVQIPKQDAPAAALAFPGTQENRHTHTASNDLALLSDAVKRRTLPAWIREGLEKMDREKQKKLEKERMEKQRAEMAKDEDKESDAVDEGGDGPRLPRKSKFDSDDEEGDEEEREDEDRVLTRKQELASRSPSPLPEDQSEPEMTEEEREVQLMIVTKTLLTEILLEVTNEEIQTVAKETHRKATKAPAKQLAQSSALTSLIGIGGLGDYGSDLSEDEEEHSAQASESSDTDEEELHHRIREKIDAFRRKERELQERQAQEAQHAREMSLDRVSRERGDYDEGQLESLHKQEVREREVEPTAERRRSRSEPEVSNEVRQVGRGKERGIVRGTSGSPSNGRSSSSSSSSASSQSSSFSSSSSASSRSSSRSSSPRRKRRRSRSSSHRARGGGRRSHSRGSHRRHGERSGDKARERRKGSRNHSAERSARHRNRSHSRERRVSRGGKSRSKDRASRSKSRDKERDRDRKRSRERRDSRSKSRDKERDRDRKRSRERRDSHSSKHKQKASSKDRDRKKDRSGSHDKKEKEKKKEKEKESDRKKERQKAKEKEREKEKGKEKERGKEKERDREVSSVVAEESNGKSKKRKESSDHTDPQGDKHSRQDSKASKKGSAKSSKRYSDSESSRSPTPELSKEKKFKKSKRSRSRSTEKCHKSGKKASRKNKSKSRSRSTSPARRRR from the exons ATGTGGGACCAGGGTGGACAGCCCTGGCCGCAATGGCCTATGAACCAGCAGCAGTGGATGCAGTCCTTCCAGCACCAGCAAGATCCAA GTCAAGTGGACTGGGCAGCACTGGCCCAGGCCTGGATTGCTCAGAAAGAGTCTACAGGCCCTACAGTAGACCAGCAGAACATTCATCCTAATGGACAGGACATCCCTGGCATGGATCCTGTGATGCCCAATAACCATGGCTCCTTCCAGGGCGACGCCAATTTTGGCAGAATGTGGCAACCTG AATGGGGGATGCACGGTcagccccctcctcctccccccataGACCAGGTGTGGATCCCCCCAGGGACAGGACCTATGGGGACTGGACCTATGGATGTGGTGGCTCCCTCTGAGGACAGCACCAGCCAGGACAGTCTGGAGTTCTCTGAAGGCCACCACAGGGTCTACCCCCAGAACAGCCACGGCTTCGGGGGTCAGCCCGACAACTACGCCATGAACCCAATGGCCATAAACCAGTTTGATTATCAG cATGGGGCGGTTGCCACAGGGTTCCACCCTCCATACTGGCAGCAGGGCCCTCCACAGAACAGACGGGACAGGCCCCCTGGCTTTAGGGACCGCCAGAGATCCCCCGTCCAGATCCCCAAACAAGATGCTCCTGCTGCCGCCCTCG CTTTCCCAGGCACGCAGgaaaacaggcacacacacacagcatccaaTGACCTGGCTCTCCTGTCAGATGCTGTGAAGAGGCGCACCTTGCCGGCCTGGATCCGAGAGGGCCTGGAGAAGAtggacagggagaaacagaagaAGCTGGAGAAGGAGCGCATGGAGAAACAGCGTGCCGAAATGGCTAAAGATGAAGACAAAGAGAGCGACGCGGTGGACGAGGGCGGCGATGGGCCTCGTTTACCCCGCAAGAGTAAATTT GACAGTGATGATGAAGAgggtgatgaggaggagagggaagatgaGGACCGGGTCCTGACCAGGAAGCAGGAGCTGGCCAGCAGGAGCCCGTCACCTCTCCCGGAGGACCAGAGCGAACCAGAGAtgactgaggaggagagagaggtccaGCTG ATGATTGTGACTAAAACTCTGCTGACGGAAATCCTACTGGAGGTCACCAACGAAGAGATCCAAACTGTGGCCAAAGAGACGCACCGCAAAGCCACCAAAG CGCCTGCCAAACAGCTGGCACAGTCAAGTGCACTGACTTCTCTGATCGGCATTG GTGGACTTGGCGACTATGGCTCGGACTTGAGTGAGGACGAGGAGGAGCACAGCGCCCAGGCGTCCGAGTCCTCCGACACGGACGAGGAGGAGCTGCACCACCGTATCCGGGAGAAGATAGACGCCTTCCGACGTAAGGAGAGGGAGCTGCAGGAGAGACAAGCGCAGGAGGCGCAGCACGCACGTG AGATGTCACTGGACagagtgagcagagagaggggggattatGACGAGGGCCAGTTAGAGAGCCTccacaaacaggaagtgagagagagggaggtggaaccCACAGCAGAGAGACGCAGGTCCCGCAGTGAGCCTGAGGTTAGCAACGAGGTCAGGCAGGTGGGTCGGGGTAAGGAGCGTGGCATAGTGCGAGGCACCAGCGGTTCCCCCAGCAACGGACGCAGCAGCAGCTCCAGCTCCAGCAGTGCCAGCAGCCAATCGTCTTCCTTCTCCTCATCATCCTCAGCCTCCTCACGCTCCTCTTCGCGCTCCTCCTCGCCCCGGAGGAAGAGGAGGCGCAGCCGCTCCTCCTCGCACAGGGCCCGCGGTGGCGGCCGGCGCAGCCACAGTCGCGGCTCCCACAGACGTCACGGGGAGCGCAGCGGCGACAAGGCCcgggagaggaggaagggcagTCGGAACCACAGCGCAGAGCGCTCTGCCCGCCACCGGAACCGCAGCCACTCGAGAGAGCGAAGGGTCAGCAGGGGAGGCAAGAGCAGGTCCAAGGACAGGGCCAGCCGCAGCAAGAGCAGGgacaaggagagggacagagacaggaagaggagcaGGGAGCGCAGGGACAGCCGCAGCAAGAGCAGGgacaaggagagggacagagaccgGAAGAGGAGCAGGGAGCGCAGGGACAGTCACAGCAGCAAGCACAAGCAGAAAGCCTCCAGCAAGGATAGGGACAGGAAGAAAGACCGTAGCGGCAGCCACGacaagaaggagaaagagaagaagaaggagaaggagaaagagtcAGATAGGAAGAAGGAGAGGCAGAAAGCCAAAGAGAAAGAGCGGGAAAAGGAGAAGGGGAAggaaaaggagagggggaaggagaaagagagggatagggaggtgAGCTCTGTGGTGGCGGAGGAGAGCAACGGAAAATCCAAGAAAAGGAAAGAGAGCAGCGATCACACAGACCCTCAGGGTGACAAGCACTCCCGTCAGGATAGCAAGGCTAGCAAGAAGGGCTCTGCCAAATCTAGCAAGAGGTACTCCGACTCGGAGTCGAGTAGGTCCCCCACCCCCGAGCTTAGCAAGGAAAAGAAGTTCAAGAAATCCAAACGTAGTCGCTCAAGATCAACGGAAAAATGTCACAAGTCTGGTAAGAAGGCAAGCCGCAAAAACAAGTCTAAGTCACGATCAAG
- the pnisr gene encoding arginine/serine-rich protein PNISR isoform X3, producing MWDQGGQPWPQWPMNQQQWMQSFQHQQDPSQVDWAALAQAWIAQKESTGPTVDQQNIHPNGQDIPGMDPVMPNNHGSFQGDANFGRMWQPEWGMHGQPPPPPPIDQVWIPPGTGPMGTGPMDVVAPSEDSTSQDSLEFSEGHHRVYPQNSHGFGGQPDNYAMNPMAINQFDYQHGAVATGFHPPYWQQGPPQNRRDRPPGFRDRQRSPVQIPKQDAPAAALAFPGTQENRHTHTASNDLALLSDAVKRRTLPAWIREGLEKMDREKQKKLEKERMEKQRAEMAKDEDKESDAVDEGGDGPRLPRKSKFDSDDEEGDEEEREDEDRVLTRKQELASRSPSPLPEDQSEPEMTEEEREVQLMIVTKTLLTEILLEVTNEEIQTVAKETHRKATKAPAKQLAQSSALTSLIGIGGLGDYGSDLSEDEEEHSAQASESSDTDEEELHHRIREKIDAFRRKERELQERQAQEAQHAREEMSLDRVSRERGDYDEGQLESLHKQEVREREVEPTAERRRSRSEPEVSNEVRQVGRGKERGIVRGTSGSPSNGRSSSSSSSSASSQSSSFSSSSSASSRSSSRSSSPRRKRRRSRSSSHRARGGGRRSHSRGSHRRHGERSGDKARERRKGSRNHSAERSARHRNRSHSRERRVSRGGKSRSKDRASRSKSRDKERDRDRKRSRERRDSHSSKHKQKASSKDRDRKKDRSGSHDKKEKEKKKEKEKESDRKKERQKAKEKEREKEKGKEKERGKEKERDREVSSVVAEESNGKSKKRKESSDHTDPQGDKHSRQDSKASKKGSAKSSKRYSDSESSRSPTPELSKEKKFKKSKRSRSRSTEKCHKSGKKASRKNKSKSRSRSTSPARRRR from the exons ATGTGGGACCAGGGTGGACAGCCCTGGCCGCAATGGCCTATGAACCAGCAGCAGTGGATGCAGTCCTTCCAGCACCAGCAAGATCCAA GTCAAGTGGACTGGGCAGCACTGGCCCAGGCCTGGATTGCTCAGAAAGAGTCTACAGGCCCTACAGTAGACCAGCAGAACATTCATCCTAATGGACAGGACATCCCTGGCATGGATCCTGTGATGCCCAATAACCATGGCTCCTTCCAGGGCGACGCCAATTTTGGCAGAATGTGGCAACCTG AATGGGGGATGCACGGTcagccccctcctcctccccccataGACCAGGTGTGGATCCCCCCAGGGACAGGACCTATGGGGACTGGACCTATGGATGTGGTGGCTCCCTCTGAGGACAGCACCAGCCAGGACAGTCTGGAGTTCTCTGAAGGCCACCACAGGGTCTACCCCCAGAACAGCCACGGCTTCGGGGGTCAGCCCGACAACTACGCCATGAACCCAATGGCCATAAACCAGTTTGATTATCAG cATGGGGCGGTTGCCACAGGGTTCCACCCTCCATACTGGCAGCAGGGCCCTCCACAGAACAGACGGGACAGGCCCCCTGGCTTTAGGGACCGCCAGAGATCCCCCGTCCAGATCCCCAAACAAGATGCTCCTGCTGCCGCCCTCG CTTTCCCAGGCACGCAGgaaaacaggcacacacacacagcatccaaTGACCTGGCTCTCCTGTCAGATGCTGTGAAGAGGCGCACCTTGCCGGCCTGGATCCGAGAGGGCCTGGAGAAGAtggacagggagaaacagaagaAGCTGGAGAAGGAGCGCATGGAGAAACAGCGTGCCGAAATGGCTAAAGATGAAGACAAAGAGAGCGACGCGGTGGACGAGGGCGGCGATGGGCCTCGTTTACCCCGCAAGAGTAAATTT GACAGTGATGATGAAGAgggtgatgaggaggagagggaagatgaGGACCGGGTCCTGACCAGGAAGCAGGAGCTGGCCAGCAGGAGCCCGTCACCTCTCCCGGAGGACCAGAGCGAACCAGAGAtgactgaggaggagagagaggtccaGCTG ATGATTGTGACTAAAACTCTGCTGACGGAAATCCTACTGGAGGTCACCAACGAAGAGATCCAAACTGTGGCCAAAGAGACGCACCGCAAAGCCACCAAAG CGCCTGCCAAACAGCTGGCACAGTCAAGTGCACTGACTTCTCTGATCGGCATTG GTGGACTTGGCGACTATGGCTCGGACTTGAGTGAGGACGAGGAGGAGCACAGCGCCCAGGCGTCCGAGTCCTCCGACACGGACGAGGAGGAGCTGCACCACCGTATCCGGGAGAAGATAGACGCCTTCCGACGTAAGGAGAGGGAGCTGCAGGAGAGACAAGCGCAGGAGGCGCAGCACGCACGTG AAGAGATGTCACTGGACagagtgagcagagagaggggggattatGACGAGGGCCAGTTAGAGAGCCTccacaaacaggaagtgagagagagggaggtggaaccCACAGCAGAGAGACGCAGGTCCCGCAGTGAGCCTGAGGTTAGCAACGAGGTCAGGCAGGTGGGTCGGGGTAAGGAGCGTGGCATAGTGCGAGGCACCAGCGGTTCCCCCAGCAACGGACGCAGCAGCAGCTCCAGCTCCAGCAGTGCCAGCAGCCAATCGTCTTCCTTCTCCTCATCATCCTCAGCCTCCTCACGCTCCTCTTCGCGCTCCTCCTCGCCCCGGAGGAAGAGGAGGCGCAGCCGCTCCTCCTCGCACAGGGCCCGCGGTGGCGGCCGGCGCAGCCACAGTCGCGGCTCCCACAGACGTCACGGGGAGCGCAGCGGCGACAAGGCCcgggagaggaggaagggcagTCGGAACCACAGCGCAGAGCGCTCTGCCCGCCACCGGAACCGCAGCCACTCGAGAGAGCGAAGGGTCAGCAGGGGAGGCAAGAGCAGGTCCAAGGACAGGGCCAGCCGCAGCAAGAGCAGGgacaag gagagggacagagaccgGAAGAGGAGCAGGGAGCGCAGGGACAGTCACAGCAGCAAGCACAAGCAGAAAGCCTCCAGCAAGGATAGGGACAGGAAGAAAGACCGTAGCGGCAGCCACGacaagaaggagaaagagaagaagaaggagaaggagaaagagtcAGATAGGAAGAAGGAGAGGCAGAAAGCCAAAGAGAAAGAGCGGGAAAAGGAGAAGGGGAAggaaaaggagagggggaaggagaaagagagggatagggaggtgAGCTCTGTGGTGGCGGAGGAGAGCAACGGAAAATCCAAGAAAAGGAAAGAGAGCAGCGATCACACAGACCCTCAGGGTGACAAGCACTCCCGTCAGGATAGCAAGGCTAGCAAGAAGGGCTCTGCCAAATCTAGCAAGAGGTACTCCGACTCGGAGTCGAGTAGGTCCCCCACCCCCGAGCTTAGCAAGGAAAAGAAGTTCAAGAAATCCAAACGTAGTCGCTCAAGATCAACGGAAAAATGTCACAAGTCTGGTAAGAAGGCAAGCCGCAAAAACAAGTCTAAGTCACGATCAAG
- the pnisr gene encoding arginine/serine-rich protein PNISR isoform X1 — protein MWDQGGQPWPQWPMNQQQWMQSFQHQQDPSQVDWAALAQAWIAQKESTGPTVDQQNIHPNGQDIPGMDPVMPNNHGSFQGDANFGRMWQPEWGMHGQPPPPPPIDQVWIPPGTGPMGTGPMDVVAPSEDSTSQDSLEFSEGHHRVYPQNSHGFGGQPDNYAMNPMAINQFDYQHGAVATGFHPPYWQQGPPQNRRDRPPGFRDRQRSPVQIPKQDAPAAALAFPGTQENRHTHTASNDLALLSDAVKRRTLPAWIREGLEKMDREKQKKLEKERMEKQRAEMAKDEDKESDAVDEGGDGPRLPRKSKFDSDDEEGDEEEREDEDRVLTRKQELASRSPSPLPEDQSEPEMTEEEREVQLMIVTKTLLTEILLEVTNEEIQTVAKETHRKATKAPAKQLAQSSALTSLIGIGGLGDYGSDLSEDEEEHSAQASESSDTDEEELHHRIREKIDAFRRKERELQERQAQEAQHAREEMSLDRVSRERGDYDEGQLESLHKQEVREREVEPTAERRRSRSEPEVSNEVRQVGRGKERGIVRGTSGSPSNGRSSSSSSSSASSQSSSFSSSSSASSRSSSRSSSPRRKRRRSRSSSHRARGGGRRSHSRGSHRRHGERSGDKARERRKGSRNHSAERSARHRNRSHSRERRVSRGGKSRSKDRASRSKSRDKERDRDRKRSRERRDSRSKSRDKERDRDRKRSRERRDSHSSKHKQKASSKDRDRKKDRSGSHDKKEKEKKKEKEKESDRKKERQKAKEKEREKEKGKEKERGKEKERDREVSSVVAEESNGKSKKRKESSDHTDPQGDKHSRQDSKASKKGSAKSSKRYSDSESSRSPTPELSKEKKFKKSKRSRSRSTEKCHKSGKKASRKNKSKSRSRSTSPARRRR, from the exons ATGTGGGACCAGGGTGGACAGCCCTGGCCGCAATGGCCTATGAACCAGCAGCAGTGGATGCAGTCCTTCCAGCACCAGCAAGATCCAA GTCAAGTGGACTGGGCAGCACTGGCCCAGGCCTGGATTGCTCAGAAAGAGTCTACAGGCCCTACAGTAGACCAGCAGAACATTCATCCTAATGGACAGGACATCCCTGGCATGGATCCTGTGATGCCCAATAACCATGGCTCCTTCCAGGGCGACGCCAATTTTGGCAGAATGTGGCAACCTG AATGGGGGATGCACGGTcagccccctcctcctccccccataGACCAGGTGTGGATCCCCCCAGGGACAGGACCTATGGGGACTGGACCTATGGATGTGGTGGCTCCCTCTGAGGACAGCACCAGCCAGGACAGTCTGGAGTTCTCTGAAGGCCACCACAGGGTCTACCCCCAGAACAGCCACGGCTTCGGGGGTCAGCCCGACAACTACGCCATGAACCCAATGGCCATAAACCAGTTTGATTATCAG cATGGGGCGGTTGCCACAGGGTTCCACCCTCCATACTGGCAGCAGGGCCCTCCACAGAACAGACGGGACAGGCCCCCTGGCTTTAGGGACCGCCAGAGATCCCCCGTCCAGATCCCCAAACAAGATGCTCCTGCTGCCGCCCTCG CTTTCCCAGGCACGCAGgaaaacaggcacacacacacagcatccaaTGACCTGGCTCTCCTGTCAGATGCTGTGAAGAGGCGCACCTTGCCGGCCTGGATCCGAGAGGGCCTGGAGAAGAtggacagggagaaacagaagaAGCTGGAGAAGGAGCGCATGGAGAAACAGCGTGCCGAAATGGCTAAAGATGAAGACAAAGAGAGCGACGCGGTGGACGAGGGCGGCGATGGGCCTCGTTTACCCCGCAAGAGTAAATTT GACAGTGATGATGAAGAgggtgatgaggaggagagggaagatgaGGACCGGGTCCTGACCAGGAAGCAGGAGCTGGCCAGCAGGAGCCCGTCACCTCTCCCGGAGGACCAGAGCGAACCAGAGAtgactgaggaggagagagaggtccaGCTG ATGATTGTGACTAAAACTCTGCTGACGGAAATCCTACTGGAGGTCACCAACGAAGAGATCCAAACTGTGGCCAAAGAGACGCACCGCAAAGCCACCAAAG CGCCTGCCAAACAGCTGGCACAGTCAAGTGCACTGACTTCTCTGATCGGCATTG GTGGACTTGGCGACTATGGCTCGGACTTGAGTGAGGACGAGGAGGAGCACAGCGCCCAGGCGTCCGAGTCCTCCGACACGGACGAGGAGGAGCTGCACCACCGTATCCGGGAGAAGATAGACGCCTTCCGACGTAAGGAGAGGGAGCTGCAGGAGAGACAAGCGCAGGAGGCGCAGCACGCACGTG AAGAGATGTCACTGGACagagtgagcagagagaggggggattatGACGAGGGCCAGTTAGAGAGCCTccacaaacaggaagtgagagagagggaggtggaaccCACAGCAGAGAGACGCAGGTCCCGCAGTGAGCCTGAGGTTAGCAACGAGGTCAGGCAGGTGGGTCGGGGTAAGGAGCGTGGCATAGTGCGAGGCACCAGCGGTTCCCCCAGCAACGGACGCAGCAGCAGCTCCAGCTCCAGCAGTGCCAGCAGCCAATCGTCTTCCTTCTCCTCATCATCCTCAGCCTCCTCACGCTCCTCTTCGCGCTCCTCCTCGCCCCGGAGGAAGAGGAGGCGCAGCCGCTCCTCCTCGCACAGGGCCCGCGGTGGCGGCCGGCGCAGCCACAGTCGCGGCTCCCACAGACGTCACGGGGAGCGCAGCGGCGACAAGGCCcgggagaggaggaagggcagTCGGAACCACAGCGCAGAGCGCTCTGCCCGCCACCGGAACCGCAGCCACTCGAGAGAGCGAAGGGTCAGCAGGGGAGGCAAGAGCAGGTCCAAGGACAGGGCCAGCCGCAGCAAGAGCAGGgacaaggagagggacagagacaggaagaggagcaGGGAGCGCAGGGACAGCCGCAGCAAGAGCAGGgacaaggagagggacagagaccgGAAGAGGAGCAGGGAGCGCAGGGACAGTCACAGCAGCAAGCACAAGCAGAAAGCCTCCAGCAAGGATAGGGACAGGAAGAAAGACCGTAGCGGCAGCCACGacaagaaggagaaagagaagaagaaggagaaggagaaagagtcAGATAGGAAGAAGGAGAGGCAGAAAGCCAAAGAGAAAGAGCGGGAAAAGGAGAAGGGGAAggaaaaggagagggggaaggagaaagagagggatagggaggtgAGCTCTGTGGTGGCGGAGGAGAGCAACGGAAAATCCAAGAAAAGGAAAGAGAGCAGCGATCACACAGACCCTCAGGGTGACAAGCACTCCCGTCAGGATAGCAAGGCTAGCAAGAAGGGCTCTGCCAAATCTAGCAAGAGGTACTCCGACTCGGAGTCGAGTAGGTCCCCCACCCCCGAGCTTAGCAAGGAAAAGAAGTTCAAGAAATCCAAACGTAGTCGCTCAAGATCAACGGAAAAATGTCACAAGTCTGGTAAGAAGGCAAGCCGCAAAAACAAGTCTAAGTCACGATCAAG